A section of the Pimelobacter simplex genome encodes:
- a CDS encoding nuclear transport factor 2 family protein → MIDVSDRFFAAATAQDLDAVRALYAEDARIWHNWDDHEQDVDENLATLGSLPQRYDRFEYDAVRTVALADGFLRQHDIVVERAGRSARVPAILRGYVAEGRITRIEEYFDLGQLAEVRAAQR, encoded by the coding sequence ATGATCGACGTCTCCGACCGCTTCTTCGCGGCCGCCACCGCCCAGGATCTCGACGCCGTCCGCGCGCTCTACGCCGAGGACGCCCGGATCTGGCACAACTGGGACGACCACGAGCAGGACGTCGACGAGAACCTCGCCACGCTCGGCAGCCTGCCGCAGCGCTACGACCGCTTCGAGTACGACGCCGTGCGCACGGTCGCGCTCGCCGACGGCTTCCTGCGCCAGCACGACATCGTGGTCGAGCGGGCCGGGCGGTCGGCCCGGGTGCCGGCGATCCTGCGCGGGTACGTCGCCGAGGGGCGGATCACCCGGATCGAGGAGTACTTCGACCTCGGCCAGCTGGCCGAGGTCCGCGCCGCCCAGCGCTGA
- a CDS encoding alpha/beta hydrolase — MSTIERTFVGLPSLNLPRAGAGGHPCQGIYHRRAGTQPKVAIIATHYQIDFSEHYLASFLAERGFGFLGWNTRFRGDEAHFLLDHALSDIGVGVRWLREEAGVDTVILLGNSGGGSLMAAYQSQAVEPMVTALPGMQLARGVEDLPLADGYLSTAAHLGRPDVLTAWMDGSVTDESDPLATDPELDLFNPANGPAYDDAFVARYRAAQEARNHRITRWVKDELARLTAAGYHDRPFSVARTWADPRMVDPTLEPTRREPNSCYAGVPERANRSVYGIASACTLRTWLSLWSLEDSQTRAHAHLPKITVPALVVNGNADTGVFPSDAQAIHDLLGASDKESHELDADHYFLNDGARDEVADLIEAWIGKRFA; from the coding sequence ATGTCGACCATCGAGCGCACCTTCGTCGGCCTGCCGTCCCTGAACCTCCCGCGCGCGGGCGCCGGTGGCCACCCGTGCCAGGGCATCTACCACCGGCGGGCGGGGACGCAGCCGAAGGTCGCGATCATCGCGACGCACTACCAGATCGACTTCTCGGAGCACTACCTCGCTTCGTTCCTCGCCGAGCGCGGGTTCGGCTTCCTGGGCTGGAACACCCGGTTCCGCGGGGACGAGGCGCACTTCCTGCTCGACCACGCGCTGAGCGACATCGGCGTCGGCGTCCGGTGGCTGCGCGAGGAGGCCGGGGTCGACACGGTGATCCTGCTCGGCAACTCCGGGGGTGGCTCGCTGATGGCGGCGTACCAGTCGCAGGCGGTGGAGCCGATGGTGACCGCGCTGCCGGGCATGCAGCTGGCCCGGGGTGTCGAGGACCTGCCGCTCGCGGACGGCTACCTCTCGACGGCGGCGCACCTCGGGCGCCCCGACGTCCTCACCGCGTGGATGGACGGGTCCGTCACCGACGAGAGCGACCCGCTGGCGACCGATCCCGAGCTCGACCTGTTCAACCCCGCCAACGGCCCGGCGTACGACGACGCGTTCGTCGCGCGCTACCGGGCGGCCCAGGAAGCGCGGAACCACCGGATCACCCGCTGGGTCAAGGACGAGCTGGCCCGGCTGACCGCGGCCGGCTACCACGACCGGCCGTTCTCGGTCGCCCGCACGTGGGCCGACCCGCGGATGGTCGACCCGACGCTGGAGCCGACCCGGCGCGAGCCGAACAGCTGCTACGCCGGTGTTCCCGAGCGCGCGAACCGCTCCGTCTACGGCATCGCTTCGGCGTGCACGCTGCGGACCTGGCTGTCGCTGTGGAGCCTCGAGGACTCCCAGACCCGCGCCCACGCGCACCTGCCGAAGATCACCGTCCCGGCGCTCGTGGTCAACGGCAATGCCGACACCGGCGTCTTCCCGAGCGACGCGCAGGCCATCCACGACCTGCTCGGCGCGAGCGACAAGGAGTCCCACGAGCTCGACGCCGACCACTACTTCCTCAACGACGGGGCGCGCGACGAGGTCGCCGACCTGATCGAGGCCTGGATCGGCAAGCGCTTTGCCTGA
- a CDS encoding MFS transporter, whose protein sequence is MEPAPHAATAAAPQAAAPSAAGAQTYSSLRAAWIPLAALCLAFFVEMVDNTLLTIALPTIGRDLGSGTTALQWVTGAYSLTFGGLLLTAGSAADRLGRRRVLLVGLAVFGVVSLAVVAVESAGELIALRAALGVAAAAMAPITNSLVFRLFDDQALRMRAMTLMIVVGMSGFILGPLLGGSALAHVRWEWLLVVNAPIALIAWIGVRIGVAPDRPEDLTSERLDLPGAVLSIAAIGFACYALTSGVEHGWVSVVTLGSVAAAVLALVAFVRHERRTAAPMLDLGVFSDGTVRGAALAQVGTSIAMAGVMFGLILHFQYAYGWSPVRAGLANLPLIVTMIVATPVSEQLAKRLGHRVACLVGAALLAGSLAGLAWGVDHGYPAIAACMVVLTIGLRTVMTICAVALVSAMPSNRTSLGAALNDTAQEVGTSVGTAVVGTLVAALVTTSLPPGVWSSELVASFFHGERVIYGVLAVVVGIVAGWGALTLTDSRVTEEPREEPVPA, encoded by the coding sequence ATGGAACCCGCTCCCCACGCCGCCACCGCGGCCGCACCGCAGGCCGCGGCGCCGTCCGCCGCCGGCGCGCAGACCTACTCCTCCCTCCGGGCGGCGTGGATCCCGCTGGCCGCGCTCTGCCTGGCCTTCTTCGTCGAGATGGTCGACAACACGCTCCTGACCATCGCGCTGCCCACGATCGGCCGCGACCTGGGGAGCGGGACGACCGCGCTCCAGTGGGTCACGGGCGCCTACTCGCTCACGTTCGGCGGGCTCCTGCTGACGGCGGGCTCCGCGGCCGACCGGCTCGGCCGGCGCCGGGTGCTGCTGGTCGGGCTCGCCGTGTTCGGCGTCGTGAGCCTCGCGGTGGTCGCGGTCGAGTCGGCCGGTGAGCTGATCGCGCTGCGCGCGGCGCTCGGTGTCGCGGCGGCCGCGATGGCGCCGATCACGAATTCGCTGGTGTTCCGGCTGTTCGACGACCAGGCGCTGCGGATGCGGGCGATGACGTTGATGATCGTCGTCGGGATGAGCGGCTTCATCCTCGGTCCGCTGCTGGGTGGCTCGGCCCTGGCGCACGTGCGCTGGGAGTGGCTGCTGGTCGTCAACGCGCCCATCGCGCTCATCGCCTGGATCGGGGTACGGATCGGCGTGGCCCCCGACCGCCCCGAGGACCTGACCAGCGAGCGCCTCGACCTGCCGGGCGCGGTGCTGAGCATTGCGGCGATCGGGTTCGCCTGCTACGCGCTCACCAGCGGTGTCGAGCACGGGTGGGTGTCGGTCGTGACGCTGGGCTCGGTCGCGGCGGCGGTGCTCGCGCTCGTCGCGTTCGTCCGCCACGAGCGGCGTACGGCGGCGCCGATGCTCGATCTCGGGGTCTTCTCCGACGGCACGGTCCGCGGGGCCGCCCTCGCCCAGGTCGGTACGTCGATCGCGATGGCCGGTGTCATGTTCGGCCTGATCCTGCACTTCCAGTACGCCTACGGCTGGAGCCCGGTCCGCGCCGGCCTCGCCAACCTCCCGCTCATCGTCACGATGATCGTCGCGACGCCGGTCTCGGAGCAGCTCGCGAAGCGGCTCGGGCACCGGGTCGCCTGCCTCGTCGGCGCGGCGCTCCTGGCCGGCTCGCTCGCGGGCCTGGCGTGGGGCGTCGACCACGGCTATCCCGCGATCGCCGCCTGCATGGTGGTCCTGACGATCGGCCTGCGCACGGTGATGACCATCTGTGCGGTGGCCCTCGTCAGCGCGATGCCCAGCAACCGGACCTCGCTCGGCGCCGCGCTCAACGACACGGCCCAGGAGGTCGGTACGAGCGTCGGCACCGCGGTGGTCGGCACCCTCGTCGCGGCTCTGGTCACGACGAGCCTGCCGCCGGGGGTGTGGAGCAGCGAGCTCGTCGCGTCGTTCTTCCACGGCGAGCGCGTCATCTACGGAGTGCTGGCCGTCGTGGTCGGGATCGTCGCCGGCTGGGGCGCCCTGACGCTGACGGACTCACGCGTGACCGAGGAGCCGCGGGAGGAGCCGGTCCCGGCCTGA
- a CDS encoding TetR/AcrR family transcriptional regulator: MAAPTRRTPAGARPGGRRRASHSLEAVIGEAVALLDEAGEPALTFRALAARLGGGVASIYWYVANKDELLDRATDHVLAGVLVDTEAFAGSPDPIDDLRSIAVSLFGTIVERPWLAAYFMRDTGTQPNGLLLYERIGQQVLRLGLTPRQSFHAVSAILGFAIGIAADLGQQPPQEVLDGTVGRDEYLSRYADQWRGLDPASYPFLHEVVDEFEGHDDADQFRAGLDLLLAGLRLQAEQAR, encoded by the coding sequence ATGGCAGCACCGACGAGGCGGACCCCGGCAGGAGCGCGCCCCGGCGGACGGCGCCGCGCGTCGCACTCCCTCGAGGCGGTGATCGGCGAGGCCGTGGCACTGCTCGACGAGGCCGGCGAGCCGGCGCTGACCTTCCGCGCACTCGCCGCCCGGCTCGGCGGCGGCGTCGCCAGCATCTACTGGTACGTCGCCAACAAGGACGAGCTCCTCGACCGCGCCACCGACCACGTCCTCGCGGGCGTGCTCGTCGACACCGAGGCGTTCGCCGGCAGCCCGGACCCGATCGACGACCTCCGCTCGATCGCCGTGTCGCTCTTCGGCACCATCGTCGAGCGGCCGTGGCTGGCGGCGTACTTCATGCGCGACACCGGCACGCAGCCCAACGGGCTCCTGCTCTACGAACGCATCGGGCAGCAGGTCCTCCGCCTCGGCCTCACCCCGCGCCAGAGCTTCCACGCGGTGTCGGCGATCCTCGGCTTCGCCATCGGCATCGCCGCCGACCTCGGGCAGCAGCCGCCCCAGGAGGTGCTCGACGGCACGGTCGGGCGCGACGAGTACCTCAGCCGCTACGCCGACCAGTGGCGCGGGCTCGACCCGGCGTCGTACCCGTTCCTGCACGAGGTGGTCGACGAGTTCGAGGGGCACGACGACGCCGACCAGTTCCGCGCCGGGCTCGACCTGCTGCTCGCCGGACTACGCCTCCAGGCCGAGCAGGCGCGCTAG
- a CDS encoding TetR/AcrR family transcriptional regulator, with amino-acid sequence MTSTQAPRPTKRGRQTLEAIDAAARKVIAEKGFLKMTVSDIVKEAGKSPASFYNYYDSKEALLEHWARQFQDEARDRLQVAEQNVGSDPRERIEAAARAHWETYRARMAEMVGVFQLAMINDEFSRVWDEICMEAESGIARAVARAQQRGFCPGVDPNLTAGAIVAMLNMFCYENLANGRAADVNDEACIATLANAWYHAIYWTAD; translated from the coding sequence GTGACCAGCACGCAGGCGCCCCGCCCCACCAAGCGGGGCCGGCAGACCCTCGAGGCGATCGACGCTGCCGCGCGCAAGGTCATCGCCGAGAAGGGCTTCCTCAAGATGACGGTGTCCGACATCGTCAAGGAGGCCGGCAAGTCCCCGGCCTCGTTCTACAACTACTACGACTCCAAGGAAGCGCTCCTCGAGCACTGGGCCCGCCAGTTCCAGGACGAGGCGCGTGACCGGCTCCAGGTCGCCGAGCAGAACGTCGGCTCGGATCCCCGTGAGCGCATCGAGGCCGCCGCCCGCGCGCACTGGGAGACCTACCGCGCCCGGATGGCCGAGATGGTCGGCGTCTTCCAGCTCGCGATGATCAACGACGAGTTCTCGCGGGTCTGGGACGAGATCTGCATGGAGGCCGAGTCGGGCATCGCCCGCGCGGTCGCCCGGGCGCAGCAGCGGGGCTTCTGCCCCGGGGTCGACCCGAACCTGACCGCCGGTGCGATCGTCGCGATGCTCAACATGTTCTGCTACGAGAACCTCGCCAACGGGCGGGCCGCCGACGTGAACGACGAGGCGTGCATCGCGACGCTCGCGAACGCCTGGTACCACGCGATCTACTGGACCGCGGACTAG
- a CDS encoding VOC family protein has product MSGNANTQFELRGFNHVALVSSDMQRTVDFYSGILGMPLLKTLDLPDDLGQHFFFDAGNGNSLAFFWFPDAPDGVPGISAPVEKPGFGEWTSAIGSLNHVAFDVPPEKFQEYRAKLKAAGVRVGPIVNHDDSASQVAAEMHDGVYVRSFYFQDPDGVLLEFACWMRAFNADDLGTAPRTAADRRQPAAVTG; this is encoded by the coding sequence ATGAGCGGCAACGCCAACACCCAGTTCGAGCTCCGCGGCTTCAACCACGTGGCTCTGGTGTCCTCGGACATGCAGCGGACGGTCGACTTCTACAGCGGCATCCTCGGCATGCCCCTGCTCAAGACGCTCGACCTGCCCGACGACCTCGGCCAGCACTTCTTCTTCGACGCGGGCAACGGCAACTCGCTGGCGTTCTTCTGGTTCCCCGACGCCCCCGACGGCGTCCCGGGCATCTCGGCGCCGGTCGAGAAGCCCGGCTTCGGCGAGTGGACGAGCGCGATCGGCTCGCTCAACCACGTGGCGTTCGACGTCCCGCCGGAGAAGTTCCAGGAGTACCGGGCCAAGCTCAAGGCGGCCGGCGTGCGGGTGGGGCCGATCGTCAACCACGACGACAGCGCCTCGCAGGTGGCGGCGGAGATGCACGACGGCGTGTACGTCCGGTCGTTCTACTTCCAGGACCCGGACGGGGTGCTGCTCGAGTTCGCGTGCTGGATGCGTGCGTTCAACGCCGACGACCTCGGCACCGCGCCGCGCACCGCCGCCGACCGGAGGCAGCCGGCGGCCGTCACCGGCTGA
- the leuC gene encoding 3-isopropylmalate dehydratase large subunit, whose amino-acid sequence MGPRTLLDKLWDDHVVVRGSDRGGGPDLLYVDLHLLHEMTSPQAFAGLRAAGRGVRRPDLTVATEDHNVPTTPLLSGGLDGVLDPLSRLQMETVRRNCAEFGVPHHPLGSAGNGIVHVIGPEQGLSQPGLTIVCGDSHTSTHGALGALAFGIGTSQVEHVLATQTLWMERPRSFEVRVDGVLRAGVTAKDLALHVVRAIGANGGAGSVLELRGSCIEALGVEERMTLCNMSIECGARGGVIAPDRTTLAYLEGRPFAPTGAAWDAATDSWRTLRSDDGAVFDRSITIDAADVSPTVTWGTNPSQAVALDDVVPEPAPGDETAARALRYMGLSSGTPMRAIAVDTVFIGSCTNGRLEDLRAAADVLRANGGTVADGVRALVVPGSAAVVRAAEAEGLDQVFTAAGFEWRGSGCSMCTAMNPDALGPGVRSASTTNRNFEGRQGDGARTHLVSPPVAAATAIRGRLSAPEDL is encoded by the coding sequence GTGGGTCCCCGCACGCTCCTCGACAAGCTCTGGGACGACCACGTCGTCGTCCGCGGCAGTGACCGTGGCGGCGGCCCCGACCTGCTGTACGTCGACCTCCACCTGCTCCACGAGATGACCTCGCCGCAGGCGTTCGCCGGGCTGCGCGCGGCCGGTCGCGGCGTACGCCGTCCGGACCTGACGGTCGCGACCGAGGACCACAACGTCCCGACCACGCCCCTGCTCTCCGGGGGACTCGACGGCGTGCTCGACCCGCTGAGCCGCCTCCAGATGGAGACGGTGCGGCGCAACTGCGCCGAGTTCGGGGTTCCGCACCACCCGCTGGGATCCGCGGGCAACGGCATCGTGCACGTGATCGGTCCGGAGCAGGGGCTGAGCCAGCCGGGGCTGACGATCGTGTGCGGCGACTCGCACACGTCCACCCACGGCGCGCTGGGAGCGCTGGCGTTCGGGATAGGGACGAGCCAGGTGGAGCACGTGCTCGCCACTCAGACGCTGTGGATGGAGCGGCCGCGCAGCTTCGAGGTGCGGGTCGACGGCGTCCTGCGGGCGGGCGTGACGGCCAAGGACCTGGCGCTGCACGTGGTGCGGGCGATCGGGGCCAACGGCGGTGCCGGCTCGGTGCTGGAGCTGCGCGGCAGCTGCATCGAGGCGCTGGGCGTCGAGGAGCGGATGACCCTGTGCAACATGAGCATCGAGTGCGGTGCCCGGGGTGGGGTCATCGCGCCCGACCGGACCACGCTGGCGTACCTCGAGGGGCGGCCGTTCGCGCCGACCGGAGCGGCGTGGGACGCGGCGACCGACTCCTGGCGGACGCTGCGCAGCGACGACGGCGCGGTCTTCGACCGCTCGATCACGATCGATGCGGCCGACGTCTCCCCGACGGTCACGTGGGGCACCAACCCGAGCCAGGCGGTCGCGCTCGACGACGTCGTGCCGGAACCCGCACCGGGCGACGAGACGGCGGCGCGGGCACTGCGGTACATGGGCCTCTCCTCCGGCACGCCGATGCGCGCGATCGCCGTCGACACCGTGTTCATCGGCTCGTGCACGAACGGCCGGCTGGAGGACCTGCGGGCCGCGGCGGATGTGCTGCGGGCCAACGGCGGCACTGTCGCCGACGGCGTACGGGCGCTGGTCGTGCCGGGGTCGGCGGCCGTGGTCCGGGCAGCGGAGGCCGAGGGGCTGGACCAGGTGTTCACCGCGGCGGGGTTCGAGTGGCGTGGGTCGGGCTGCTCGATGTGCACCGCGATGAACCCGGACGCCCTCGGGCCCGGCGTCCGCTCGGCGTCGACGACGAACCGCAACTTCGAGGGACGCCAGGGCGACGGCGCCCGGACCCACCTGGTCTCGCCGCCGGTGGCGGCGGCGACGGCGATCCGGGGCCGGTTGAGCGCGCCGGAAGACCTCTAG